A single genomic interval of Solimonas sp. K1W22B-7 harbors:
- a CDS encoding epoxide hydrolase family protein yields MSQPPVPFRFEFPPAAVAELRQRLARTRWPDELEGEDSAAGLPLDQARALVEYWREGFDFAAAEARLNRYPQYRIDIDGLDLHYVHIRSPHAHARPLLMTHGWPGSVLEFFEAAPRLTEPERYGGDAADAFHLVLPSLQGYGGSPPARKPGMSPRQIGRRQARLMQELGYERYVLQGGDWGSVVSHYIAVDDARHVDGLHLNMVTFAPPRDLAAAMKQVRPQELAWLAAAEAHRRDGMGYYRQQSTRPQTLAYALTDSPAGWCAWIGEKYGGWSDGATVDRDTLLTQVSLYWFTDSIASGIRLYREFAQSLQRKEPPGKVTVPTGFACYPNEIVRMPRAWCEAAYPLIHWSEPPRGGHFAALEQPRLFAEDLWAYARKLRAHEQER; encoded by the coding sequence GTGAGCCAACCGCCTGTCCCATTCCGCTTCGAGTTCCCGCCCGCCGCGGTGGCGGAACTGCGCCAGCGCCTGGCCCGGACGCGCTGGCCGGACGAACTGGAGGGCGAGGACAGCGCCGCCGGCCTGCCGCTGGACCAGGCCCGCGCCCTGGTGGAGTACTGGCGCGAAGGCTTCGACTTCGCCGCCGCCGAGGCGCGGCTCAACCGCTATCCGCAGTACCGCATCGACATCGACGGCCTGGACCTGCATTACGTCCACATCCGTTCGCCGCATGCCCATGCACGGCCGCTGCTGATGACCCATGGCTGGCCCGGCTCGGTGCTGGAGTTCTTCGAGGCCGCTCCGCGGCTGACCGAACCGGAGCGTTACGGCGGCGATGCCGCCGACGCCTTCCATCTCGTGCTGCCGTCGCTGCAGGGCTACGGTGGCTCACCGCCGGCGCGCAAGCCCGGCATGAGCCCGCGCCAGATCGGGCGGCGCCAAGCGCGGCTGATGCAGGAGCTGGGCTACGAGCGCTATGTGCTGCAGGGCGGCGACTGGGGCTCGGTGGTCTCGCATTACATCGCCGTGGACGATGCCCGGCATGTCGACGGCCTGCACCTGAACATGGTCACTTTCGCACCGCCGCGCGACCTGGCGGCGGCGATGAAGCAGGTGCGCCCGCAGGAGCTGGCCTGGCTGGCAGCGGCCGAAGCGCACCGCCGCGACGGCATGGGCTACTACCGCCAGCAGAGCACGCGCCCGCAGACCCTGGCCTATGCGCTGACCGATTCGCCCGCCGGCTGGTGTGCCTGGATCGGCGAGAAGTACGGCGGCTGGAGCGACGGCGCCACGGTGGACCGCGACACGCTGCTGACGCAGGTCTCGCTGTACTGGTTCACCGACAGCATCGCTTCCGGAATCCGCCTCTACCGCGAGTTCGCCCAGAGCCTGCAGCGCAAGGAGCCGCCGGGCAAGGTGACGGTGCCGACCGGCTTCGCCTGCTACCCCAACGAGATCGTGCGCATGCCGCGCGCCTGGTGCGAAGCCGCCTACCCGCTGATCCACTGGAGCGAGCCGCCGCGCGGCGGTCACTTTGCCGCGCTGGAACAGCCGCGACTGTTTGCCGAAGACCTGTGGGCCTATGCGCGGAAGCTGCGCGCCCACGAACAAGAACGATGA
- a CDS encoding cytochrome P450, producing the protein MSSLQLDPYDHQFHWDPYPTYKALREQDPVHYNEKLDLWFLTKWDDVFGAFRDFKSFINTGATSLEKGSTEALPYPMFIFSDPPEHTRVRNLFMPLMTPTAVQALEQYIRDKTVRLLEPKLKAGKLDFVDDLGCFLPMDVISALTSVPAEDQDKVRGWADDLIAREDKQHSLSERNISGFINMATYFETHSARYEAAGNAEGMVEIMLRAEKAGSMNRKQTVGTLILLAIAGNETTTKLIGNMAYRLWQHKDQRELLRRDPSLVVNAVEETLRFDGSSQIIVRRAGKDVTLRGKTIPEGARVGLCIISANRDADKYKDPDRYDITRGARDHMAFGMGIHACLGSALARLEAKVVFEEIIKRIPDYEIDESGLRRAHNPNVRGFTHVPASFPVR; encoded by the coding sequence ATGTCCAGCCTGCAACTCGACCCCTACGACCACCAGTTCCACTGGGACCCGTATCCCACCTACAAGGCCCTGCGCGAGCAGGACCCGGTGCACTACAACGAGAAGCTGGACCTGTGGTTCCTGACCAAGTGGGATGACGTGTTCGGCGCCTTCCGCGACTTCAAGAGCTTCATCAACACCGGCGCCACCTCGCTGGAGAAGGGCTCGACCGAGGCGCTGCCCTACCCGATGTTCATCTTCAGCGATCCGCCCGAGCACACGCGCGTGCGCAACCTGTTCATGCCGCTGATGACGCCCACCGCGGTGCAGGCGCTGGAGCAGTACATCCGCGACAAGACCGTGCGCCTGCTGGAGCCGAAGCTGAAAGCCGGGAAGCTCGACTTCGTCGACGACCTAGGCTGCTTCCTGCCGATGGACGTCATCTCCGCGCTCACCAGCGTGCCGGCCGAGGACCAGGACAAGGTGCGCGGCTGGGCCGACGACCTGATCGCGCGCGAGGACAAGCAGCACTCGCTGTCGGAGCGCAACATCAGCGGCTTCATCAACATGGCCACCTACTTCGAGACGCACTCGGCCAGGTACGAGGCCGCCGGCAACGCCGAGGGCATGGTCGAGATCATGCTGCGCGCCGAGAAGGCCGGCAGCATGAACCGCAAGCAGACCGTGGGCACGCTGATCCTGCTGGCCATCGCCGGCAACGAGACCACCACCAAGCTGATCGGCAACATGGCCTACCGCCTGTGGCAGCACAAGGACCAGCGCGAGCTGCTGCGGCGCGATCCCTCGCTGGTGGTCAACGCGGTGGAGGAGACGCTGCGCTTCGACGGCTCCTCGCAGATCATCGTGCGCCGCGCCGGCAAGGACGTGACGCTGCGCGGCAAGACCATCCCGGAGGGTGCGCGCGTCGGCCTGTGCATCATCTCGGCCAACCGCGACGCCGACAAGTACAAGGATCCGGACCGCTACGACATCACCCGCGGCGCCCGTGATCACATGGCCTTCGGCATGGGCATCCACGCCTGCCTGGGCTCGGCCCTGGCGCGGCTGGAGGCCAAGGTGGTGTTCGAGGAGATCATCAAGCGCATCCCGGATTACGAAATCGACGAATCGGGACTCAGGCGCGCCCACAACCCCAATGTCCGCGGCTTCACCCACGTGCCGGCAAGCTTCCCGGTGCGCTAA
- a CDS encoding DUF1161 domain-containing protein has translation MRHILLGAILAAMATPALSTKACEELGAEISAKIESKGIRSYSLKLVPAAQVGEQTVVGSCESGAMKLVYRRR, from the coding sequence ATGCGTCACATCCTGCTCGGGGCCATCCTCGCCGCCATGGCGACGCCCGCGCTGTCGACCAAGGCCTGCGAGGAGCTCGGCGCCGAGATTTCGGCCAAGATCGAGTCCAAGGGGATCCGCAGCTACTCGCTCAAGCTGGTGCCGGCCGCGCAGGTCGGCGAGCAGACCGTGGTGGGCAGCTGCGAAAGCGGCGCCATGAAACTGGTGTACCGTCGGCGCTGA
- a CDS encoding DUF1161 domain-containing protein → MKRIILAGLLVLPALAAAAKPCDELKGEIAAQLDGKGVKAYALEVVPAAQAGSGKVIGSCDAGASRIVYKRTQSL, encoded by the coding sequence ATGAAGCGCATCATCCTGGCGGGCCTGCTGGTCCTGCCCGCCCTGGCCGCGGCGGCCAAGCCCTGCGACGAGCTCAAGGGCGAGATCGCGGCGCAGCTCGACGGCAAGGGCGTCAAGGCCTACGCCCTGGAAGTGGTCCCCGCCGCACAGGCCGGGAGCGGCAAGGTCATCGGCAGCTGCGACGCCGGCGCCAGCCGCATCGTCTACAAGCGCACGCAAAGCCTCTGA
- a CDS encoding ABC transporter ATP-binding protein, which yields MNPEDKKPAAAGPVLSVRALQKRYGELLAVDGVSFEVGRGEIVGLLGPNGAGKTTTINMVLGVLEPSAGQVLVDGIDVARRREAALARTNFAAVYAPLPGNLTVWQNLRYFGLIYGVRDLKARIEVLLRQFSLERFRDTRCGLLSSGEQTRVCLAKAMLNAPPLLLLDEPTASLDPATAQDIRGLIRALATEGGGGILWTSHNMGEVEEVCDRVLLMSRGRLLLQGDPKTLPREHGAESLEDLFIRVAREPLQFGGGR from the coding sequence ATGAATCCTGAGGACAAGAAGCCGGCTGCGGCCGGCCCGGTGCTGTCGGTGCGCGCACTGCAGAAGCGCTACGGCGAGCTGCTGGCGGTGGACGGCGTGTCCTTCGAGGTGGGGCGCGGCGAGATCGTCGGCCTGCTCGGCCCCAACGGCGCCGGCAAGACCACCACCATCAACATGGTCCTGGGCGTGCTGGAGCCCAGCGCCGGGCAGGTGCTGGTGGACGGCATCGACGTGGCCCGGCGCCGCGAGGCGGCCCTGGCACGCACCAACTTCGCGGCGGTCTACGCGCCGTTGCCGGGCAATCTCACGGTCTGGCAGAACCTGCGCTATTTCGGATTGATCTATGGCGTGCGCGATCTCAAGGCGCGCATCGAGGTTCTGCTGCGGCAGTTCTCGCTGGAGCGCTTCCGCGACACCCGCTGCGGCCTGTTGTCTTCCGGTGAGCAGACCCGCGTCTGCCTGGCCAAGGCCATGCTCAACGCACCGCCGCTGCTGCTGCTGGACGAACCCACCGCCTCGCTGGACCCCGCCACCGCGCAGGACATCCGCGGGCTGATCCGTGCGCTGGCCACCGAGGGCGGCGGTGGCATCCTGTGGACCTCGCACAACATGGGCGAGGTGGAGGAGGTCTGCGACCGCGTGCTGCTGATGTCGCGCGGCCGCCTGTTGCTGCAGGGCGATCCGAAGACGCTGCCGCGGGAGCACGGTGCGGAGTCGCTGGAAGACCTGTTCATCCGTGTGGCGCGCGAGCCGCTGCAGTTCGGAGGTGGCCGATGA
- a CDS encoding ABC transporter permease, with the protein MKWRAVAGVVLRQVYLMRSSPTRVLPMFAWVAIDIVLWGFITRYLNSVSAAGIDFVPQLLGAVLLWDFFGRVMQGVTTAFFEDLWSRNFLNVFATPLTISEYVTGLVLTSTAASLIGLLVMLTLASAGFGLSFFAYGILLLPFLLVLFLFGIALGIVASAIVLRYGPASEWLVWPMPALLSPFAGVFYPLATLPEWMQAIGRLMPPSYVFEGMRAVVAGQGVSWPLLLGGLALAMAQVLAAGWVFARVHRHAVRSGLLARYSAESVS; encoded by the coding sequence ATGAAATGGCGTGCCGTGGCCGGTGTGGTACTGCGCCAGGTGTACCTGATGCGCAGCAGCCCCACGCGCGTGCTGCCGATGTTCGCCTGGGTGGCGATCGACATCGTGCTCTGGGGTTTCATCACGCGCTATCTCAACAGCGTCAGCGCCGCCGGCATCGATTTCGTGCCGCAGCTGCTGGGTGCGGTGCTGCTCTGGGATTTCTTCGGCCGCGTGATGCAGGGTGTGACCACCGCGTTCTTCGAGGACCTGTGGTCGCGCAACTTCCTCAACGTCTTCGCCACGCCGCTGACGATCTCGGAGTATGTCACCGGCCTGGTGCTGACCAGCACCGCCGCCAGCCTGATCGGCCTGCTGGTGATGCTGACGCTGGCCAGCGCCGGCTTCGGCCTGTCGTTCTTCGCCTACGGCATCCTGCTGCTGCCCTTCCTGCTGGTGCTGTTCCTGTTCGGCATCGCCCTGGGCATCGTCGCCAGCGCCATCGTGCTGCGCTACGGCCCCGCCTCGGAATGGCTGGTATGGCCGATGCCGGCGCTGCTGTCACCCTTCGCCGGTGTGTTCTACCCGCTGGCGACGCTGCCGGAATGGATGCAGGCGATCGGCCGCCTGATGCCGCCGTCCTATGTCTTCGAGGGCATGCGGGCGGTGGTGGCGGGGCAGGGCGTGTCCTGGCCGCTGCTGCTGGGCGGGCTGGCACTGGCCATGGCGCAGGTGCTGGCCGCGGGCTGGGTGTTCGCGCGGGTGCACCGGCATGCGGTGCGCAGCGGGCTGCTGGCGCGCTACAGCGCGGAGAGCGTCAGTTGA
- a CDS encoding SRPBCC family protein translates to MTESTDRIEKQVLLKATRERVWRAVSHAPEFGQWFGVDFSAVSFAVGAQASGHITHPGYEHLLMTVTVESIEPQRRIAWRWHPNAIEPGRDYSAEPTTLIEFVLEDAPGGILLKVTESGFDRIPLPRRREAYRGNEEGWTEQMNRIDAWLDGRL, encoded by the coding sequence ATGACTGAATCCACCGATCGTATCGAGAAGCAGGTCCTGCTCAAGGCCACGCGCGAGCGGGTCTGGCGTGCGGTAAGCCATGCGCCGGAATTCGGCCAGTGGTTCGGCGTGGATTTCAGCGCCGTGAGCTTCGCGGTGGGCGCCCAGGCCAGCGGCCATATCACCCATCCCGGCTACGAGCACCTGCTGATGACCGTGACGGTGGAGAGCATCGAGCCGCAGCGGCGCATCGCCTGGCGCTGGCATCCCAACGCCATCGAGCCGGGTCGAGACTACAGCGCCGAGCCGACCACGCTGATCGAGTTCGTGCTGGAGGATGCGCCGGGCGGCATCCTGCTGAAGGTCACGGAGTCGGGCTTCGACCGTATCCCCCTGCCGCGCCGCCGCGAGGCTTATCGCGGCAACGAGGAAGGCTGGACCGAGCAGATGAACCGCATCGACGCCTGGCTCGATGGCCGCCTCTAG
- a CDS encoding ArsR/SmtB family transcription factor — MAASRRSVAVAAAAPLFAALGDPTRLRLVQRLSEGEAVSIAGLTGGSGMTRQAVTRHLRVLSEAGLVNSLRVGREHVWELDRYRIEAARACLDDLSAQWDRSLARLKGLVEGE; from the coding sequence ATGGCCGCCTCTAGACGCAGTGTCGCCGTGGCTGCTGCCGCGCCGCTGTTCGCGGCGCTGGGCGATCCCACGCGCCTGCGGCTGGTGCAGCGGCTCAGCGAAGGCGAGGCGGTGTCGATCGCGGGGCTGACCGGGGGCAGCGGCATGACGCGGCAGGCGGTGACCAGGCATTTGCGCGTGCTGTCCGAAGCGGGGCTGGTGAACAGCCTGCGGGTCGGGCGCGAGCATGTCTGGGAACTGGATCGCTACCGGATCGAGGCGGCAAGGGCTTGCCTGGACGATCTGTCGGCGCAGTGGGATCGGTCGCTGGCGCGGCTGAAGGGCCTTGTCGAAGGCGAGTAG
- a CDS encoding nuclear transport factor 2 family protein produces MAISPQQVEARARAMQDAFVEAARRNEWAWIADEFYAPHCEYLCEYAGTMRVYARNRDEIRATHYGRDMMVGWEGWSFPIERYTTHGNQIITHWWNRGPGQRADGSHYQTPGVSFITVGDDGLFTYQLDLFDLAHQMHLCDELEDAGLLSAQLKQQWVIPTKQRLIGMLQRKM; encoded by the coding sequence ATGGCCATCAGCCCGCAGCAGGTGGAAGCGCGTGCCCGCGCGATGCAGGACGCCTTCGTCGAGGCCGCGCGACGCAACGAATGGGCCTGGATCGCCGACGAGTTCTACGCGCCGCACTGCGAGTACCTCTGCGAATACGCCGGCACCATGCGCGTCTACGCCAGGAACCGCGACGAGATCCGCGCGACGCACTACGGCCGCGACATGATGGTGGGCTGGGAGGGCTGGAGCTTCCCGATCGAGCGCTATACCACGCATGGCAACCAGATCATCACCCACTGGTGGAACCGCGGCCCCGGACAACGCGCCGACGGCAGCCACTACCAGACGCCGGGCGTGTCCTTCATCACCGTGGGCGACGACGGCCTGTTCACCTACCAGCTCGACCTCTTCGACCTGGCGCACCAGATGCACCTCTGCGACGAACTCGAAGACGCCGGCCTGCTGTCGGCGCAGCTCAAGCAGCAGTGGGTGATTCCGACGAAGCAGCGGCTGATCGGGATGTTGCAGAGGAAGATGTAG
- a CDS encoding DUF1801 domain-containing protein, with protein MQKITAAANPDAYVAALDGWRRDLVVKLRKAVLGAAELEEVVKWGHLVYFSNGPVLLIRAEAGRVLFGFWRGKRLTALEPRLKPGGKYELATMDLREGMTVMATVARRLTEEAVSLNQSLGNPAVPAQKTRKT; from the coding sequence ATGCAGAAGATCACCGCTGCGGCGAACCCCGACGCCTATGTCGCCGCCCTCGACGGCTGGCGGCGTGACCTGGTCGTGAAGCTGCGCAAGGCCGTGCTCGGGGCGGCGGAGCTGGAAGAGGTCGTGAAGTGGGGCCACCTGGTGTACTTCTCGAACGGTCCGGTGCTGCTGATCCGGGCAGAGGCCGGGCGCGTGCTGTTCGGTTTCTGGCGCGGCAAGCGGCTCACCGCCCTCGAGCCGCGGCTCAAGCCGGGCGGCAAGTACGAGCTGGCGACCATGGACCTTCGCGAGGGCATGACCGTGATGGCGACGGTGGCGCGGCGCCTCACGGAAGAGGCGGTGTCGCTGAACCAGTCGCTGGGCAACCCGGCCGTCCCGGCCCAGAAAACCAGAAAGACATGA
- a CDS encoding HIT family protein, with protein MTTIFERIIAGELPASFVHQDERCVAFMDINPITRGHVLVVPRRPVPTLDLLDALSRVHLWETVQRIGRAQREGLGSRAQHLLVNDGKAASQTVPHVHIHVIPRYGGDTLHTLARLTWHITTITLPRRETPQRRGQLEAAAAAIRDALQAR; from the coding sequence ATGACCACCATTTTCGAACGCATCATCGCCGGCGAACTGCCCGCCAGCTTCGTGCACCAGGACGAGCGCTGCGTCGCCTTCATGGACATCAACCCGATCACCCGCGGCCACGTGCTGGTGGTGCCGCGCCGCCCGGTGCCCACGCTGGACCTGCTCGATGCCCTGAGCCGCGTGCATCTGTGGGAGACGGTGCAGCGCATCGGCCGCGCGCAGCGCGAGGGCCTGGGCAGCCGGGCGCAGCACCTGCTGGTGAATGACGGCAAGGCGGCCAGCCAGACGGTGCCGCACGTGCACATCCACGTGATCCCGCGCTATGGCGGCGACACGCTGCACACGCTGGCACGGCTGACCTGGCACATCACCACGATCACCCTGCCGCGGCGCGAAACGCCGCAGCGGCGCGGGCAGCTGGAGGCCGCGGCCGCGGCGATCCGCGACGCGCTGCAGGCGCGTTAG
- a CDS encoding DUF4169 family protein, whose protein sequence is MAKVVNLNKVRKQKAREAADQQAAENRARFGRTREQRLLDEARAEEAQRRMDQLRRDPPPEDPGR, encoded by the coding sequence ATGGCCAAGGTCGTGAACCTCAACAAGGTGCGCAAGCAGAAGGCGCGCGAAGCCGCCGACCAGCAGGCGGCGGAAAACCGCGCGCGCTTCGGCCGCACGCGCGAGCAGCGCCTGCTGGACGAGGCGCGTGCCGAGGAAGCGCAGCGTCGCATGGACCAGCTGCGCCGCGATCCGCCGCCGGAAGACCCGGGGCGCTAG
- a CDS encoding metal-dependent hydrolase: MSKQKTASRQKSPILPIRRDLHFKLPAEKISDWNDGSVHISQFMNTLSIVFPVGERFFIQSVRNYRDRITDPELKKAVTAFIGQEAMHGREHEEYNEALFARVPAAARFERLIAAILGGVQRYTPKSAQLSATIALEHFTAILADGLLKQPEVLAKADPRFGALWYWHALEETEHKSVAFDVWESVMGRGPRAYVERAGGLVVATAVFWALIFPAYLAVLRSEGRLADARGWGQFLDHGFGRVGFLRKRIGAWFDYFRPGFHPWDEDNRHFLKGIEGFAAQVEALP; encoded by the coding sequence ATGAGCAAGCAGAAGACCGCCAGCCGCCAGAAGTCGCCGATCCTGCCGATCCGGCGCGATCTCCACTTCAAGCTGCCGGCCGAGAAGATTTCCGACTGGAACGACGGCAGCGTCCACATCTCGCAGTTCATGAACACGCTGTCGATCGTGTTCCCGGTGGGCGAGCGCTTCTTCATCCAGAGCGTGCGCAACTACCGCGACCGCATCACCGATCCGGAGCTGAAGAAGGCCGTCACCGCCTTCATCGGCCAGGAAGCCATGCATGGCCGCGAGCACGAGGAATACAACGAGGCGCTGTTCGCCCGCGTTCCCGCGGCCGCGCGCTTCGAGCGCCTGATCGCCGCGATCCTCGGCGGCGTGCAGCGCTACACGCCAAAATCGGCGCAGCTGTCCGCCACCATCGCGCTGGAGCATTTCACCGCGATCCTGGCCGACGGCCTGCTCAAGCAGCCGGAAGTGCTGGCCAAGGCCGACCCGCGCTTCGGCGCGCTGTGGTACTGGCATGCGCTGGAGGAGACCGAGCACAAGTCGGTGGCCTTCGACGTCTGGGAAAGCGTGATGGGCCGTGGCCCGCGTGCCTATGTCGAACGCGCCGGCGGCCTGGTCGTGGCCACGGCGGTGTTCTGGGCGCTGATCTTCCCGGCCTACCTCGCGGTGCTGCGCAGCGAAGGCCGCCTGGCCGATGCCCGCGGCTGGGGCCAGTTCCTCGATCACGGCTTCGGCCGCGTCGGCTTCCTGCGCAAGCGCATCGGCGCCTGGTTCGATTACTTCCGCCCGGGCTTCCATCCCTGGGACGAGGACAACCGCCACTTCCTGAAGGGCATCGAAGGCTTCGCCGCCCAGGTCGAAGCGCTCCCCTGA
- a CDS encoding TetR family transcriptional regulator, translating into MKKDSGRESSRAKAPPPLVSGRQRLMEAALQLAATTRSLASLGLREVARQAGLNPNTFYRHFNDFDELGLAVIDQLSGLLREGLRERRRKPAEAGLKLADAKNPGEALAKAQDVVRQSVALVLDFVTEHRTAYVVGIREMHGSSPVLRKALRKVLDDIGEDMTEDVLGALKLPLLTRDDVAEISQLVVRQMTFFSLDYLEHPEQREQIRRQAERFILLLFWGAIAAKAPQELGASGLRFPA; encoded by the coding sequence ATGAAAAAGGATTCCGGCAGGGAAAGCTCGCGGGCGAAAGCGCCGCCGCCGCTCGTCAGCGGCCGCCAGCGCCTGATGGAAGCGGCCCTGCAGCTGGCCGCCACCACCCGCAGCCTGGCCTCGCTGGGCCTGCGCGAGGTGGCGCGCCAGGCCGGCCTGAATCCCAACACCTTCTACCGCCATTTCAATGACTTCGACGAGCTGGGGCTGGCGGTGATCGACCAGCTCAGCGGGCTGCTGCGCGAGGGCCTGCGGGAGCGGCGGCGCAAGCCGGCCGAGGCGGGCCTGAAGCTGGCCGACGCGAAGAACCCGGGCGAGGCCCTGGCCAAGGCCCAGGACGTGGTGCGGCAATCGGTGGCCCTGGTGCTGGATTTCGTCACCGAGCACCGCACCGCCTACGTGGTGGGCATCCGCGAGATGCACGGCAGTTCGCCGGTGCTGCGCAAGGCCCTGCGCAAGGTGCTGGACGACATCGGCGAGGACATGACCGAGGACGTGCTCGGGGCCCTCAAGCTGCCGCTGCTGACGCGGGACGACGTGGCCGAGATCTCGCAGCTGGTGGTCCGGCAGATGACCTTCTTCTCGCTCGACTACCTCGAGCATCCCGAGCAACGCGAGCAGATCCGCCGCCAGGCGGAGCGCTTCATCCTGCTGCTGTTCTGGGGCGCCATCGCCGCCAAGGCGCCCCAGGAACTGGGGGCTTCGGGGCTACGCTTCCCGGCCTGA
- the lexA gene encoding transcriptional repressor LexA produces the protein MANLTPRQTEILRFIEQRLRDEGYPPSQRDIAEHFGFAQNAARDHLQALVRKGEIEIAPNDARAIRLLREATPAGLPLLGRIAAGAPITAPSNAEHWMEIDPGLFQPRADFLHRVDGDSMIDAGILPGDLVGIHAQGEAENGQIVAACLYEPRGGYERITLKRYRRKGSVVTLHAENPRYEPIVIDLAQPAEDQEAAPFRIAGIMGGLLRTGAPR, from the coding sequence ATGGCCAATTTGACGCCACGCCAGACCGAAATCCTGCGTTTCATCGAACAGCGCCTGCGTGACGAGGGGTATCCCCCGTCCCAGCGCGACATCGCCGAGCACTTCGGCTTTGCCCAGAACGCGGCGCGCGACCACCTGCAGGCGCTGGTGCGCAAGGGCGAGATCGAGATCGCCCCCAACGACGCCCGTGCCATCCGCCTGCTGCGCGAGGCCACGCCGGCCGGCCTGCCGCTGCTGGGGCGCATCGCCGCCGGCGCGCCGATCACCGCGCCGTCCAACGCCGAGCACTGGATGGAGATCGACCCCGGCCTGTTCCAGCCGCGTGCCGACTTCCTGCACCGCGTGGACGGCGACTCGATGATCGACGCCGGCATCCTGCCGGGCGACCTGGTGGGCATCCACGCCCAGGGCGAGGCCGAGAACGGCCAGATCGTGGCCGCCTGCCTCTACGAGCCGCGCGGTGGCTACGAACGCATCACCCTGAAGCGCTATCGCCGCAAGGGCAGCGTGGTGACGCTGCACGCCGAGAACCCGCGCTACGAGCCGATCGTGATCGACCTGGCGCAGCCGGCGGAAGACCAGGAGGCGGCACCGTTCCGTATCGCCGGGATCATGGGCGGCCTGCTGCGCACCGGCGCGCCGCGCTGA